From Spartinivicinus ruber, the proteins below share one genomic window:
- a CDS encoding RHS repeat-associated core domain-containing protein, protein MKLTNIFFNQKLPSTSLEDLPNLSRRGFLIKSSLFVTSASLFTTSIPVHGALSLANNRELPKLIILQNPIRFTGEHYDSIAQVYHLGNGYRIFNPRLMRFHSIDSLSPFNDGGFNCYSYCLNDPINLVDPTGHLSWQAGVSIGLGVLALVIGVVTLGAGIAASAGLMTGAAAITTAAAFKAGLAVTSGVTGMISGGLGIASGAIEEANPTVSSQLGYAALAFGITSAVSGIGSLIAGAKVAANASGQLIRSPLNPSLITSPNSGQVTLKLTDSIARYNPRFVAKSLHRAFHSSEPFQRIAITGDRAPALFRGTNFLANSYAQQLSNQTGKQVIELARKGSAAIPQSRRASSVPSIINASTAITKSPMWTPARFFGVSRVMYSSGMIGRSLLVE, encoded by the coding sequence GTGAAGTTAACTAACATTTTTTTTAACCAGAAGTTGCCAAGTACATCATTGGAAGATTTACCCAATTTATCACGACGGGGATTTTTGATTAAATCTTCCCTATTTGTTACTTCAGCTTCGTTATTTACTACCAGCATTCCTGTTCATGGCGCACTCAGCCTAGCTAATAACCGTGAACTACCAAAGCTAATTATTTTACAAAACCCCATTCGCTTTACTGGTGAGCACTATGATTCCATTGCCCAAGTTTACCATTTAGGCAATGGCTATCGTATATTTAACCCTCGGCTAATGCGGTTTCACTCAATTGACTCTTTGAGTCCTTTTAATGATGGTGGGTTTAATTGTTATTCTTACTGCCTCAATGACCCAATTAATTTAGTTGATCCAACCGGACATTTAAGCTGGCAGGCAGGTGTTTCCATTGGCCTAGGCGTTTTAGCTTTGGTGATTGGCGTCGTTACCCTTGGTGCTGGAATAGCAGCATCAGCAGGCTTAATGACTGGAGCCGCTGCTATTACAACAGCTGCCGCATTCAAAGCGGGCTTAGCAGTTACATCAGGCGTAACAGGCATGATTAGTGGTGGATTAGGTATTGCCTCTGGCGCAATTGAAGAAGCAAACCCTACAGTTTCATCACAATTAGGCTATGCAGCTCTAGCATTTGGAATTACATCTGCTGTTTCCGGTATTGGCTCACTTATTGCCGGCGCAAAAGTGGCAGCAAATGCTAGCGGTCAACTCATTAGAAGTCCACTAAATCCCAGTTTAATTACCTCCCCTAATTCTGGGCAAGTCACCTTAAAATTAACAGATAGCATCGCCCGCTATAACCCAAGGTTTGTTGCAAAATCTCTTCATCGAGCATTTCATAGTAGCGAACCCTTCCAACGTATTGCCATCACAGGTGATAGAGCGCCCGCTTTATTCAGAGGAACAAACTTTTTAGCAAACTCATATGCTCAGCAATTATCTAACCAAACAGGAAAACAGGTTATCGAACTTGCCCGCAAAGGAAGCGCTGCTATACCACAGTCGAGAAGAGCCAGCAGTGTACCAAGCATTATTAATGCATCCACAGCCATTACCAAAAGTCCAATGTGGACACCCGCTCGTTTTTTTGGCGTATCCCGGGTAATGTACTCAAGTGGCATGATCGGTAGATCATTATTGGTAGAATAA